Proteins co-encoded in one Aspergillus flavus chromosome 2, complete sequence genomic window:
- a CDS encoding aldo/keto reductase family protein (unnamed protein product), whose product MASNSIPNTPRVKLNDNVSIPILGYGTGTAWYKQAGDDSVNRELVEAIKTSIRLGYRHLDGAEVYGTEAELGVAIKESGIPREELFVTTKVITNIADIPSAIDQSLRKLQLNYVDLYLIHSPFFAKSDGELQQAWAAMEKVQQAGKAKAIGVSNYHQSHLEATLKTAVIAPVINQIEHHPYLQQEELLRFQREKDIKIASYGPLTPILRAPGGPVDPKVSELAAKYKVTEGEVLLRWSIDRGDVAVTTSSKESRLQEFLQVLTFQLTPEEVREISQLGQGRHYRAFWRKQHGEE is encoded by the exons ATGGCGAGTAACTCGATTCCCAACACACCACGTGTGAAACTTAATGACAATGTGTCTATACCAATT CTTGGTTACGGCACCGGCACGGCCTGGTACAAACAGGCCGGGGACGATTCGGTCAATCGCGAACTAGTGGAAGCAATCAAGACCTCAATTCGCCTTGGATACCGTCACTTGGATGGCGCCGAAGTCTATGGCACCGAAGCTGAGCTGGGTGTAGCAATTAAAGAGAGCGGAATTCCACGCGAGGAACTCTTCGTCACAACGAAGGTGATTACGAACATTGCCGATATCCCGAGCGCCATTGACCAGAGTTTGCGAAAGCTTCAACTGAATTATGTGGACTT ATACCTGATCCATTCACCTTTCTTCGCGAAGAGTGACGGCGAACTGCAACAGGCATGGGCAGCCATGGAAAAGGTCCAACAAGCTGGAAAGGCCAAAGCGATCGGTGTATCGAATTACCACCAGTCCCACCTGGAGGCCACACTTAAAACTGCGGTTATTGCACCCGTCATCAACCAAATCGAGCACCACCCCTATCTGCAGCAGGAGGAGCTGCTCCGCTTTCAGCGGGAAAAAGATATCAAGATAGCGAGCTATGGTCCCTTGACTCCCATTCTGCGTGCGCCTGGAGGACCAGTGGATCCGAAGGTGTCTGAACTAGCTGCGAAGTACAAGGTCACCGAAGGGGAAGTTCTCCTGAGGTGGTCCATCGACCGTGGAGATGTGGCAGTCACCACGAGTAGCAAGGAATCTCGACTACAGGAATTCCTTCAAGTGCTTACATTTCAGCTGACCCCGGAAGAGGTGAGAGAAATATCTCAGCTTGGCCAGGGGCGGCATTACCGAGCCTTTTGGCGAAAGCAGCATGGAGAGGAGTAA